In a single window of the Aureibacillus halotolerans genome:
- a CDS encoding GIY-YIG nuclease family protein: protein MESRVHYVYIIECKDGTLYTGYATNVDERLRTHASGKGARYTRGRGPFQLRYQEAFVTKSDAMKKEWQLKSLSKTQKWAHIRRYEEEVKNGGAESKGDIVFGGNADR, encoded by the coding sequence ATGGAGAGTAGAGTCCATTACGTATATATAATTGAGTGTAAGGATGGCACGCTGTATACAGGCTATGCAACAAATGTGGATGAACGATTGCGCACGCATGCGTCTGGAAAAGGAGCAAGGTACACACGAGGGAGAGGCCCTTTTCAGCTACGTTACCAAGAGGCATTTGTTACAAAATCAGATGCGATGAAAAAAGAATGGCAGCTAAAAAGCCTGTCAAAAACGCAAAAATGGGCACATATTCGCAGGTATGAAGAAGAGGTGAAAAACGGTGGAGCAGAATCAAAAGGGGACATTGTATTTGGCGGCAACGCCGATCGGTAA
- the rsmI gene encoding 16S rRNA (cytidine(1402)-2'-O)-methyltransferase, whose product MEQNQKGTLYLAATPIGNLEDITYRVVRILNEVDIIAAEDTRVTQKLCNHYSIERPLTSYHEHNKATSGTALLKRLREGQHVALVSDAGTPAVSDPGYDLVVQAIKEGVTVVPLPGASAAVTALIASGLPTERFYFLGFLPRKEADKRNALQKAAETEATLLFYESPHRVKDTLWTIKEAFVDCEVVAARELTKKFEQFVRGSADDVLTHFTENAPKGEFCIVVSQIVLANDENEVWWAGLSTQDHVQTYVAKGHTSKEAIKLTAVDRDLPKRDVYATFHISTEADGSE is encoded by the coding sequence GTGGAGCAGAATCAAAAGGGGACATTGTATTTGGCGGCAACGCCGATCGGTAATCTTGAAGATATTACGTACCGTGTTGTGAGAATTCTTAACGAAGTGGATATCATCGCTGCGGAGGACACAAGGGTGACACAGAAGCTATGCAATCATTATTCCATTGAGCGCCCGCTCACAAGCTATCATGAGCATAATAAAGCAACAAGTGGCACCGCGCTGCTGAAAAGACTGCGGGAGGGCCAACACGTAGCCCTTGTTTCCGATGCGGGAACACCGGCTGTATCAGATCCTGGATACGACTTGGTCGTCCAAGCGATTAAAGAAGGGGTTACAGTCGTTCCATTGCCAGGTGCTAGTGCCGCTGTGACAGCATTAATTGCCTCAGGCTTACCAACCGAACGTTTTTATTTTTTAGGTTTCCTACCTCGAAAAGAGGCGGATAAAAGAAATGCATTGCAAAAAGCAGCCGAAACGGAGGCCACCTTGCTTTTTTATGAATCGCCACACCGGGTGAAGGACACTCTTTGGACGATAAAAGAGGCTTTTGTAGACTGTGAGGTGGTTGCTGCACGGGAGCTGACAAAAAAATTTGAACAATTTGTTCGTGGCTCGGCAGACGACGTCCTTACGCATTTCACGGAAAATGCGCCAAAAGGGGAGTTCTGCATCGTGGTGAGCCAGATCGTTTTAGCGAACGATGAGAATGAAGTGTGGTGGGCCGGATTGAGCACACAGGATCATGTCCAGACCTATGTAGCAAAAGGCCATACATCAAAAGAAGCGATTAAATTGACCGCTGTGGAT